The Salvelinus namaycush isolate Seneca unplaced genomic scaffold, SaNama_1.0 Scaffold35, whole genome shotgun sequence region AGGTTCCCCTTCAAattgaagcttttcccacagtcaccacagataaaaagtttctctcctgtgtgagtccgtATATGCCTACTTAGGTCCCCCTTCTGATAGAAGCTTTTTCCACAGTCTCCACAGATAAattgtttctctcctgtgtgagtcagtcTATGCTTCCGTAGGGTCCCCTTCTGACTGAATCTTTTTCCGCAGTCAGCACAGCTAAAtgctttctctcctgtgtgaacaggAATATGATCAGTAAGGTTCCCCTTGCGATTGAAGCGCTTCCCACAGTAACCACAACTAAatgatttctcccctgtgtgaatccTCATGTGCTTGGACAGATCTGCTTTGAGTTTGAAGGTCTTGCTACAAACAGGGCTGGTGCAGGGTTTCCTACCGCGACAGAGTCGGACATGGGCCTTCAGTTTACAGCTGGAGTTGTAGCATTTTTTACAGACGCGGCATTCACTGGGTCTCTGCATGGCAAGAGTCACATGCCTCTTCAGGTCAGCTTTCAGAGCAAATATTTCACCACAGTCACGGCAGTGGTGAGTTTTTCTAAGCGTGGTGCTGGGTTTGGAACAGTGTTCACCTATTGATGGGTTTGGATCCAATGGTGAGCTGGGAACCAATGGTGGGTTGGGATCCATCGGTGGGCTGCTGTCAAGTCCTACTGGGTCACTGCTGACAGCTGAGAGTTGGCTGGAGGCATTGTTGTGATTATCTGGAGGGTCACAGGGAATGTAGAGACCCTTAAGGTGGGTCACAGTAACAAAAGGTGTGAGATCCACTTGTTTAGGgtcactctctctgttctccacaGTCTGGGTTTGGGGAGAAGTGAAGGGCTGAAGTGGGTCCTCCTGATCACATTCACTTTTCACACAGGAAGGAGTGAATTTGAACTCTATGATATCAGCCTCCAGACCTTGAAGctgctcttcttcctgactgGTCCTGagttcctcctgttcctctttaatcTGTGGAAGTTCTGGGTTCTCCTGCCCCAGACTGGggctccactcctgctcacagtgctgctgctcagggagaacctcctcttcagagacagcgagagagagttgCAGGGAGtctggaggaaaggagagaggagcagaggttATCTATACAGCTTTTAgacatcagggttggggtcaattagaaGTTAAAACTAGAATCCTTAGTTGTTACATAACTGTTTTTACTTATaaatgattcttgaagaatagaatgtataaatgcctcatgagcttaattCAACTGGCATGGTCCCATCAGATCacatagttttaaccatgtttttgtGGCtatatttacattgtttacaaacattgaagttaacaagcttatattttaatgttgatatcatggatggtcagtccttgcatccatatctcagtctatgaatttgagagtggttacatgtCTCCAGGCTCATCATCACCTGTTACTAAAAATAGAGGCAGAGTGACCCGCTttattattgtttcaattaaggccTCTGGTGAAGTATATTCAAGTTAACAAAAATTCCAATTAAATAATTGATCAACTAGAATCTACTTTCAATTACTTATCAATAAACGTTAGATAATAAGCTATTTATttgtaatgtaaaaaataatacaagTTCATTTATAAATTCGAATGACTTACTGGTTTTAATGAGAATGTGTTTTAGCAATGGTATTAGAAAAATATAGTTAGGTAGGAAGCTATGTAGAAACTgattctccaatagaaatcccagaTCACGCCTGTAGGGCAATGTCATGACgacgctagctagctaatctaATTCGCAGAAACACTTCATCGGGTTCAAGCGAACTGAACACACCTCCAGGTGGGAATGTCAACGTTCGTCTCCcgccgaactgcgcatgtgcaagCCGTCAACTCTTAGGCACTCCTTAGATATAAAGTAGTTTTTGgcgaaaatgaaaacgtgtcagtttgtcgtAATGACATGTTCACCTACTTAGAACATTCGTTTGAATCTAGGTTGTGACTTTAGAAAtcgagaaaattaacaactaaggagGAATATTTCACTTCTCTCATGGACTTCTCAAACCCCCGTCTGGTCTGCCGAGTCTTGCTTCgcaagcgttcccggaagtctGACGATGTTGGGCCTCAGGGTTTAGAAACGGTGGTAACAGTTAATAAAGCATATTGAAATGGTGATCACTGAACCCCTAAACAGTTTATTTATTGAGCAGAACGGCTAGCTATCAGTAGATCTACATACGAACCTATTCTGCATCGTTTTATCTCCGGTGTGACCCGCAGCAGTCTCCGTAGTCGATCATTCTCCTCCTGGTAGTCCACTACCGTTTGCTCAACTGCCCCGAAAATCTCCACAGCTGCCGCTGTTAAACGCTCATTTAAAAACACACGAAACGACTGTAGTTTAGACATGTTGCAGTGGACTGAGAGTTGGGTATTCAGCTACTATGGCTTCGTCTACGAGGAAAGAATGGTGGGCAAGAACAAAACAAACCCGCTCGAAGTTTTACTTCCGCGTTGTCTTTTCCTGTTTTTGTCTGCGGGTGGCGAGCCCATAAAAACACCACAGCATCACCATGTGgatgtttttttttactacacGCTACAGACCAATTATAATGgcaatcagtggaggctggtgggaggagctacaggaggacggatggaacggtatcaaacacatccgttccatttattccattccagccattacaatcaccatgtcctcctatagctcctcccaccagcttccACTGATGGAAATATATGA contains the following coding sequences:
- the LOC120040418 gene encoding zinc finger protein 629-like; translated protein: MSKLQSFRVFLNERLTAAAVEIFGAVEQTVVDYQEENDRLRRLLRVTPEIKRCRIDSLQLSLAVSEEEVLPEQQHCEQEWSPSLGQENPELPQIKEEQEELRTSQEEEQLQGLEADIIEFKFTPSCVKSECDQEDPLQPFTSPQTQTVENRESDPKQVDLTPFVTVTHLKGLYIPCDPPDNHNNASSQLSAVSSDPVGLDSSPPMDPNPPLVPSSPLDPNPSIGEHCSKPSTTLRKTHHCRDCGEIFALKADLKRHVTLAMQRPSECRVCKKCYNSSCKLKAHVRLCRGRKPCTSPVCSKTFKLKADLSKHMRIHTGEKSFSCGYCGKRFNRKGNLTDHIPVHTGEKAFSCADCGKRFSQKGTLRKHRLTHTGEKQFICGDCGKSFYQKGDLSRHIRTHTGEKLFICGDCGKSFNLKGNLKKHELTHTEDKPFSCDDCGKSFNHKSNLLMHVKNIHKGGKPDEILKNCLVTKLE